Proteins encoded together in one Streptomyces sp. NBC_01408 window:
- a CDS encoding short-chain fatty acyl-CoA regulator family protein encodes MSKTYAGARLRRLREERRMTQADLARVLAISPSYLNQMEHDSRPLTVPVLLRLTEAFGVDPGFFSERDTSRMVADLREALANEVAEARVSSSDLAELATRMPAVAAVLLDLGRRGQLLAERLADAADGRDGVADAPRSPHEEIREFFYRRQNYLHDTDLAAEGLAREIGIRPGDVVHALTRRLADRHGIRIAADSDRLHHYDAGARVLHLSNRLRPGQQAFRMATQLGLIEYGDALDRLAAEDFPVGSPAHALARIGIANYFAAALILPYAAFHTAAEEFRYDIERLTDHFGLGYETVCHRLSTLQRPRLRGVPFSFVRVDRAGNMSKRQSATAFHFSRAGGTCPLWNVYEAFAAPGRIHVQVAAMPDGQRYLWTARAVTRHRGGWGEPGKTFAIGLGCEIRHASRLVYADGLDLDNAAAATPIGMGCRLCERLDCPQRAVPPLGRALTVDENSSTFIPYPVTGSPAPVRD; translated from the coding sequence GTGAGCAAGACGTACGCGGGTGCGCGGCTGCGGCGGCTGCGCGAGGAGCGGCGGATGACCCAGGCCGATCTGGCCCGGGTGCTCGCCATCTCCCCGAGCTACCTCAACCAGATGGAGCACGACTCGCGCCCGCTGACCGTGCCGGTGCTGCTGCGCCTCACCGAGGCCTTCGGGGTCGATCCGGGCTTCTTCTCGGAGCGCGACACCAGCCGCATGGTCGCCGACCTGCGCGAGGCGCTCGCCAACGAGGTCGCCGAAGCCCGCGTCTCCTCCTCCGACCTGGCCGAACTGGCCACCCGGATGCCCGCGGTGGCCGCGGTCCTGCTGGACCTGGGCCGGCGCGGCCAGCTCCTGGCCGAGCGCCTCGCCGATGCCGCCGACGGCCGGGACGGCGTGGCCGATGCCCCGCGCTCACCCCACGAGGAGATCCGCGAGTTCTTCTACCGGCGGCAGAACTACCTCCACGACACCGATCTCGCCGCCGAGGGCCTGGCCCGCGAGATCGGCATCCGCCCGGGGGACGTCGTCCACGCGCTGACCCGCCGGCTCGCCGACCGGCACGGGATCCGGATCGCCGCGGACTCCGACCGGCTGCACCACTACGACGCCGGTGCACGCGTCCTGCACCTGTCGAACCGGCTCCGGCCGGGCCAGCAGGCCTTCCGGATGGCCACCCAGCTGGGCCTGATCGAGTACGGGGACGCGCTGGACCGGCTGGCCGCCGAGGACTTCCCCGTCGGCTCCCCCGCCCACGCCCTCGCGCGGATCGGCATCGCCAACTACTTCGCCGCGGCCCTGATCCTCCCGTACGCGGCCTTCCACACCGCCGCGGAGGAGTTCCGCTACGACATCGAGAGGCTCACCGACCACTTCGGCCTCGGCTACGAGACCGTCTGCCACCGCCTCAGCACCCTGCAACGCCCCAGGCTGCGCGGGGTGCCCTTCTCCTTCGTCCGGGTGGACCGGGCGGGGAACATGTCCAAACGGCAGTCGGCGACCGCGTTCCACTTCTCCCGCGCGGGCGGCACCTGCCCGCTGTGGAACGTGTACGAGGCCTTCGCGGCGCCGGGCCGCATCCACGTACAGGTGGCCGCCATGCCGGACGGGCAGCGCTACCTGTGGACCGCGCGCGCCGTCACCCGCCACCGCGGGGGCTGGGGCGAGCCCGGGAAGACCTTCGCCATCGGCCTCGGCTGCGAGATCCGCCACGCGTCCCGGCTCGTGTACGCCGACGGACTCGACCTCGACAACGCCGCGGCCGCCACCCCGATCGGGATGGGCTGCCGGCTCTGCGAGCGGCTGGACTGCCCGCAGCGGGCCGTCCCGCCGCTGGGCCGGGCGCTGACCGTGGACGAGAACAGCAGCACCTTCATCCCGTACCCGGTCACGGGGAGCCCGGCCCCGGTCCGCGACTGA
- a CDS encoding carbonic anhydrase, whose amino-acid sequence MTGNSDGYGLPGRRRLVRAALTGVVAVCAGSVSSRPVLSAATSSGPNSARPGTPQSAWRELSTGNRRWRTMHERHPDETQAVRRTVVSGQHPFAVILGCVDSRVPPELVFDQGLGDLLTVRSAGSVLDEAVLASVTYGVRELGIPLVVVLGHQSCGAVTAAVQADAAGGQLPGHMQYLAEQIRPAIDHQLTGAARVDAAITANVLLVRSRLAAEPELASRIAAGTLTAVGARYQLTDQRVRRLH is encoded by the coding sequence ATGACGGGAAACTCTGACGGTTACGGGCTTCCGGGGCGGCGCCGGCTCGTCCGGGCCGCGTTGACGGGGGTCGTCGCCGTGTGTGCCGGGTCGGTCTCCAGCCGCCCGGTCCTCTCGGCCGCCACCTCCTCCGGGCCGAACAGCGCCCGCCCCGGCACGCCGCAATCGGCGTGGCGGGAGCTGAGTACGGGGAACCGGCGCTGGCGGACGATGCACGAGCGGCACCCCGACGAGACGCAGGCCGTACGGCGGACCGTGGTGTCCGGGCAGCACCCCTTCGCCGTGATCCTGGGCTGCGTGGACTCCCGGGTCCCTCCCGAGCTGGTCTTCGACCAGGGGCTGGGTGACCTGCTGACGGTCCGTTCCGCGGGCTCGGTCCTGGACGAGGCGGTGCTGGCCAGCGTCACGTACGGGGTCCGGGAACTGGGCATCCCGCTGGTCGTGGTGCTGGGGCACCAGTCGTGCGGGGCGGTGACAGCCGCCGTCCAGGCGGACGCGGCGGGCGGGCAGCTGCCCGGCCACATGCAGTACCTGGCCGAGCAGATCCGCCCCGCGATCGACCACCAGCTGACGGGCGCGGCCCGCGTGGACGCCGCCATCACCGCGAACGTGCTGCTCGTCCGGTCCCGGCTGGCCGCGGAGCCCGAACTCGCCTCCAGGATCGCGGCCGGCACGCTCACCGCGGTCGGCGCGCGGTACCAGCTGACCGACCAGCGGGTGCGCCGACTCCACTGA
- a CDS encoding transcriptional regulator — translation MNHASGDGRALVEGARNAAAGGAWADAYAGYQEAREAGELAPADLADFAGVAYAAGHLDVAIETWERVHGELSGLGEDNGAAGAAVQVAMHLLFDTALMAPVRGWLRRAERLLDPEPTTPAHAWLAVVRTFERLLSGDLDAAREWAARAVETGSRTDPAAAAIGRVAQARLVILDGDVPRGLELLEDAGAAAMSGDLDPLSTGVVYCELVCALQGLAQYELAEQWTEAMERWARTSAIGSLHGRCRVHRAEILRLRGQCANAEQQVLLACDELRPYVRRELGWPLTELGRIRLRRGDLTGAAEALLAAHRLGWDPEPGLSLVRLAEGDLDTAAASIREALTRPRPVPSKELPPTSGLRRAPLLDAQVRIAVARDDLETARIAAQELEEVAVRFESNALAASALRARGEVLLSEGDAAGASERFTDAVRAWNEIGAPYETAECRLRLADAHRALGNLQTETLEREAAHTELERIAHAPEAAADGSQPAMTEPNTFLREGDHWRVVFDGRHVTVRDSKGMHHLARLLAAPGREFHVLDLVAADSDDPGAAGALARTGDAGPLLDDRAKRMYRRRLAEIEEDIDDARADHDIGRQEQTELERDFLIGELARAVGLGGRDRHAGAASERARAAVTQAVRKAIARLRDTSPPLGDHLDRTIRTGTYCAYAPAPRLPSPWST, via the coding sequence GTGAATCATGCCTCCGGCGACGGAAGAGCGCTGGTGGAGGGGGCGCGGAACGCCGCGGCCGGTGGCGCGTGGGCGGACGCCTACGCCGGCTACCAGGAGGCCCGGGAAGCGGGCGAGCTCGCCCCGGCGGACCTCGCCGACTTCGCGGGCGTCGCTTATGCCGCGGGGCATCTCGACGTCGCGATCGAGACCTGGGAGCGGGTCCACGGCGAGTTGTCCGGGCTCGGCGAGGACAACGGCGCGGCCGGAGCCGCCGTACAGGTCGCCATGCACCTGCTGTTCGACACCGCGCTCATGGCGCCCGTACGGGGCTGGCTACGTCGCGCCGAACGCCTCCTCGACCCCGAGCCGACGACGCCCGCCCACGCATGGCTCGCGGTGGTACGCACCTTCGAGCGCCTCCTCAGCGGCGATCTCGACGCGGCCCGGGAATGGGCCGCACGGGCGGTCGAGACCGGCTCGCGCACCGATCCGGCCGCGGCCGCGATCGGGCGCGTGGCCCAGGCACGGCTGGTGATCCTCGACGGAGACGTCCCGCGGGGTCTGGAACTCCTCGAGGACGCCGGTGCGGCGGCGATGTCCGGCGACCTCGACCCGCTGTCGACCGGAGTCGTCTACTGCGAGCTGGTGTGCGCACTCCAGGGCCTGGCCCAGTACGAGCTGGCCGAGCAGTGGACCGAGGCGATGGAGCGGTGGGCGCGCACGAGCGCGATCGGCAGCCTGCACGGCCGGTGCCGGGTGCACCGGGCCGAGATCCTGCGCCTGCGCGGCCAGTGTGCGAACGCCGAGCAGCAGGTGCTGCTGGCCTGCGACGAGCTGCGCCCCTACGTGCGGCGCGAGCTGGGCTGGCCGCTGACGGAGCTGGGCCGGATCCGGCTGCGGCGCGGCGACCTGACAGGCGCGGCGGAGGCACTGCTCGCCGCACACCGCCTCGGATGGGACCCCGAACCCGGGCTCTCGCTCGTCCGGCTCGCCGAAGGCGACCTCGACACGGCGGCCGCCTCGATCCGTGAGGCGCTGACCCGGCCACGGCCGGTGCCGTCGAAGGAGCTGCCCCCCACCTCCGGACTGCGGCGGGCCCCACTGCTGGACGCGCAGGTCAGGATCGCCGTCGCCCGCGACGACCTGGAGACTGCGCGGATCGCGGCCCAGGAGCTCGAGGAGGTGGCCGTCCGCTTCGAAAGCAACGCGCTCGCAGCGTCGGCTCTGCGTGCACGGGGCGAGGTCCTGCTCTCCGAGGGCGATGCGGCCGGTGCGTCGGAGCGGTTCACCGACGCCGTCCGTGCCTGGAACGAGATCGGTGCCCCTTACGAGACGGCCGAGTGCCGGCTCCGCCTCGCGGACGCCCACCGCGCCCTGGGCAACCTCCAGACCGAGACCCTGGAGCGGGAGGCGGCGCATACCGAACTCGAACGGATCGCGCACGCGCCCGAGGCGGCGGCCGACGGCTCGCAACCGGCCATGACCGAGCCGAACACCTTCCTCCGGGAGGGCGACCACTGGAGGGTCGTCTTCGACGGCCGGCACGTGACCGTCCGCGACAGCAAAGGCATGCACCATCTCGCCCGGCTGCTTGCCGCGCCGGGCCGGGAGTTCCACGTCCTCGACCTCGTCGCCGCCGACAGCGACGACCCCGGCGCCGCCGGCGCGCTCGCCCGCACCGGCGATGCGGGGCCCCTCTTGGACGACCGGGCCAAGCGGATGTACCGCAGGCGCCTCGCCGAGATCGAGGAGGACATCGACGATGCGCGTGCCGACCACGACATCGGCAGGCAGGAACAGACCGAGCTCGAACGCGATTTCCTGATCGGCGAACTCGCCCGGGCCGTCGGGCTCGGCGGGCGCGACCGACACGCCGGCGCGGCCTCCGAACGCGCCCGCGCCGCCGTCACCCAGGCCGTACGCAAGGCCATCGCCCGCCTCCGCGACACCTCCCCGCCGCTCGGGGACCACCTCGACCGCACGATCCGCACGGGCACCTACTGCGCCTACGCCCCCGCCCCGCGCCTTCCGTCCCCGTGGTCCACCTGA
- a CDS encoding alpha/beta fold hydrolase: protein MDTVTVNDIQLEYEIRGSGEPVLLISPVLPDGFVPLVAEPALSKHYQLIRYHKRGWCGSTHTPGPVGVADHAADALALLDRLGIDRVHVAGHSTGAAVAAQLAQDRPDRVVTVALLELTLLSVPAGEAFFAQVVPAFEAYADGEAERAVGLFLSVAAGMDRERCRTLLDARVPGSVMQSLKDADTLFGIELPALAEWRFGPDEAAAIRQPVLSVRGGNTQPLWVDVAAFLRATVPDVEDCVVDGVGHLLHIERSRPVAEALSRFLARHPITS, encoded by the coding sequence ATGGACACCGTCACAGTGAACGACATCCAGCTGGAATACGAGATCCGCGGAAGCGGGGAGCCGGTCCTGCTCATCAGCCCGGTCCTCCCCGACGGGTTCGTCCCGCTCGTCGCCGAGCCGGCGCTCAGCAAGCACTACCAGCTCATCCGCTACCACAAGCGGGGCTGGTGCGGCAGCACCCACACCCCCGGGCCGGTCGGCGTCGCCGATCATGCCGCCGACGCCCTCGCGCTCCTCGACCGCCTCGGCATCGACCGCGTCCACGTGGCCGGGCACTCGACCGGCGCGGCGGTCGCCGCCCAGCTCGCGCAGGACCGCCCCGACCGCGTCGTCACGGTCGCCCTGCTGGAGCTCACCCTGCTGTCGGTGCCCGCGGGCGAAGCGTTCTTCGCCCAGGTGGTGCCGGCGTTCGAGGCGTACGCCGACGGGGAGGCCGAACGCGCCGTCGGGCTGTTCCTGTCCGTCGCCGCCGGAATGGACCGGGAGCGCTGCCGGACCCTGCTCGACGCGCGCGTGCCGGGCAGCGTCATGCAGTCGCTCAAGGACGCCGACACGCTCTTCGGGATCGAGCTGCCCGCCCTGGCCGAGTGGCGCTTCGGCCCCGACGAGGCCGCTGCGATCCGCCAACCGGTTCTGTCCGTGCGGGGCGGCAACACCCAGCCCCTGTGGGTCGACGTCGCCGCGTTCCTCCGCGCGACCGTGCCCGACGTCGAGGACTGCGTCGTCGACGGCGTGGGCCACCTGCTCCACATCGAACGGTCCCGGCCGGTCGCCGAAGCCCTGTCCCGCTTCCTGGCCCGGCACCCGATCACGTCCTGA
- a CDS encoding ATP-binding protein — protein sequence MPTPAGRSAPLAEPQHPGCPVPPPYSAPPEHHVPPEHLLPEQLLPEHLLPEHRVPPQPSSPTRGPSPACSFVHWVTDPVAVTIPQVRARVRAALDEWRVSREVADVLLLAVSELVGNVVRHAADGWMRVGVNRGGGWLRLEVADQGAGLPRLPSPQAEADLDSEGGRGLLIVQLLAAEFGGELSVVAGESGKSVRMRVPAA from the coding sequence ATGCCCACCCCCGCCGGCAGATCCGCGCCCCTCGCAGAGCCCCAGCACCCCGGGTGCCCCGTCCCGCCCCCGTACTCCGCCCCGCCCGAGCACCACGTCCCGCCCGAGCACCTCCTTCCCGAGCAGCTCCTTCCCGAGCACCTCCTTCCCGAGCACCGTGTCCCGCCCCAGCCGTCCTCGCCGACCCGGGGTCCTTCCCCGGCATGCAGCTTCGTCCACTGGGTCACGGATCCCGTCGCGGTCACCATCCCGCAGGTCAGGGCCCGTGTGCGTGCGGCCCTCGATGAGTGGCGGGTGTCCCGCGAGGTGGCTGACGTGCTGCTGCTGGCCGTCAGCGAACTGGTGGGCAACGTCGTGCGGCACGCGGCCGACGGGTGGATGCGGGTCGGCGTGAACCGGGGCGGGGGATGGCTCCGCCTGGAGGTCGCCGACCAGGGCGCCGGCCTGCCGCGCCTGCCCTCCCCGCAGGCAGAGGCCGACCTGGACTCCGAGGGCGGTCGCGGGCTGCTGATCGTCCAACTGCTGGCGGCCGAGTTCGGAGGCGAACTCTCCGTGGTGGCAGGGGAATCGGGCAAGTCCGTCCGGATGCGCGTCCCGGCGGCCTGA
- a CDS encoding alpha/beta hydrolase, which yields MTQSPPAEFDIADMTWPPPPYQSPVPPVTGADGVRRFEGVTYATTPGFRPRLLDVQLPAGEGPFPAVVWIHGGGWLDGDRRYPPPTVPAALLHGAVLGAGLALVSIDYRHSLEAPFPAQLHDVKAAIRYVRAFAGVLGVDPDRIGVWGESAGGHLAALAGLVGPGSADGPALEGAHGVGSGDTGVLAVVDWYGVSDLEALADHPMPPMPGGVEFPDPYEALLGGTEAERPALARAASPVTYAEGSNPPPFLLVHGTRDGLVPYSQSEALARALVSTGGEVTLRPVEGADHIFLGSPDIEAIVAESVAFLAGHLGAGAGV from the coding sequence ATGACGCAGTCTCCTCCAGCCGAGTTCGACATCGCCGACATGACCTGGCCGCCCCCGCCGTACCAGTCCCCCGTACCGCCCGTGACGGGCGCGGACGGCGTACGGCGCTTCGAGGGCGTCACGTACGCGACCACGCCCGGCTTCCGTCCCCGGCTGCTCGACGTCCAGCTCCCGGCGGGCGAGGGGCCGTTCCCCGCGGTCGTCTGGATCCACGGCGGCGGCTGGCTGGACGGCGACCGGCGCTACCCGCCGCCGACCGTGCCCGCGGCCCTGCTGCACGGGGCGGTCCTCGGCGCCGGACTCGCGCTGGTCTCGATCGACTACCGGCACAGCCTCGAAGCCCCGTTCCCCGCGCAGCTGCACGACGTGAAGGCGGCCATCCGCTACGTCCGCGCCTTCGCGGGGGTGCTCGGCGTGGACCCGGACCGGATCGGCGTCTGGGGCGAATCGGCGGGTGGCCACCTGGCGGCCCTGGCCGGGCTCGTCGGTCCCGGCAGTGCGGACGGCCCGGCCCTGGAGGGCGCGCACGGCGTCGGCTCCGGCGACACCGGGGTGCTGGCCGTCGTCGACTGGTACGGCGTCTCCGACCTGGAGGCCCTCGCCGATCACCCCATGCCGCCGATGCCGGGCGGAGTCGAGTTCCCCGACCCCTACGAGGCCCTGCTGGGCGGCACCGAGGCCGAGCGCCCGGCGCTCGCCCGCGCCGCGAGCCCGGTGACGTACGCCGAAGGCTCGAATCCGCCGCCGTTCCTCCTGGTCCACGGCACCAGGGACGGGCTGGTCCCGTACAGCCAGAGCGAGGCCCTGGCGCGGGCGCTCGTGAGCACCGGGGGCGAGGTGACCCTGCGGCCGGTGGAGGGCGCGGACCACATCTTCCTCGGCTCGCCGGACATCGAGGCGATCGTCGCCGAGAGCGTCGCCTTCCTGGCCGGCCACCTCGGCGCGGGTGCCGGGGTCTGA
- a CDS encoding phosphatase PAP2 family protein: MSPHPVTTTSDRPGASGATRGRGALALGLLFLGGAALLALIVRPDVVNPPFQGLDDRWLRWMGGPHEGPYAAVAAALDWFGGPLGAVVPIALLVLLLVRRRWVSAAFLLGVYLGANMLVVQGLKHLVDRPRPADPLVRVDHGSFPSGHVASAALLMVIVGALLVPVARRRAWWLGGAVFTLAMMWSRTWLHAHWLSDTVAGAAAGTGAGLLAWWLCEPALARERVRVHGRRGAAVDTPDPVPPADRPQHARR; this comes from the coding sequence ATGTCCCCGCACCCCGTGACCACCACCTCCGACAGACCCGGCGCCTCCGGGGCGACCCGCGGCCGCGGCGCGCTCGCGCTGGGTCTGCTGTTCCTCGGGGGCGCCGCGCTCCTGGCCCTCATCGTCCGCCCGGACGTCGTCAATCCGCCCTTCCAGGGTCTGGACGACCGCTGGCTGCGCTGGATGGGCGGCCCGCACGAAGGGCCGTACGCGGCCGTCGCCGCCGCCCTGGACTGGTTCGGCGGCCCGCTCGGCGCCGTCGTCCCGATCGCCCTGCTGGTCCTGCTGCTCGTACGGAGGCGCTGGGTCTCCGCCGCCTTCCTGCTCGGCGTCTACCTCGGCGCCAACATGCTCGTCGTCCAGGGCCTCAAGCACCTGGTGGACCGGCCCCGCCCGGCCGACCCGCTGGTCCGGGTCGACCACGGTTCCTTCCCGTCCGGCCACGTGGCCTCGGCGGCCCTGCTGATGGTCATCGTCGGGGCGCTGCTGGTCCCGGTCGCTCGGCGACGGGCGTGGTGGCTGGGCGGGGCGGTGTTCACGCTGGCCATGATGTGGAGCCGTACCTGGCTGCACGCGCACTGGCTGAGCGACACCGTGGCCGGCGCGGCCGCGGGCACGGGGGCCGGGCTGCTGGCGTGGTGGCTCTGCGAACCCGCGCTCGCCCGGGAGCGCGTGCGGGTCCACGGCCGTCGGGGGGCGGCCGTGGACACCCCGGATCCCGTCCCGCCGGCCGATCGGCCCCAGCACGCGAGGCGCTGA
- a CDS encoding LacI family DNA-binding transcriptional regulator, whose translation MAKDTHVPATTTSADVARLAGVSRATVSFVLNDTQGHRVSAGTRARVLDAARQLGYVPHAAARSLRAGRSNLVLMPASVSAIGRLVSDWVDDLHGELDQRGYTAVLHAGRFGDPVDAARAWAELRPAAVVALDGDRFTTQAADLLRRAGVRGLLAFAAHPVEGVYTVGFDHTHIGATAAEHLIARGRTRIGVVMPQERGLGTLAEPRLAGAESVAARHLATVTPVELAYTRESATALARRWPSLGLDAVFAYNDEYAALLLHAFQAEGIAVPEEVAMVGSDDLVLSALQQPPLTTIRLDLPSPARIADSLHELIETGKAPALPPVEAVLVHRQSS comes from the coding sequence ATGGCCAAAGACACCCACGTCCCCGCGACCACCACCAGTGCCGATGTGGCCCGCCTGGCGGGAGTCTCGCGTGCCACCGTCTCCTTCGTCCTCAACGACACCCAGGGCCACCGCGTCAGCGCCGGCACCCGTGCGCGCGTGCTCGACGCGGCCCGCCAGCTCGGCTACGTACCGCACGCCGCGGCCCGGTCCCTGCGGGCCGGCCGCAGCAACCTGGTCCTGATGCCCGCCTCCGTCTCCGCGATAGGCCGCCTCGTCAGCGACTGGGTCGACGACCTGCACGGCGAGCTCGACCAGCGCGGGTACACGGCCGTGCTCCACGCGGGCCGCTTCGGCGACCCCGTGGACGCCGCCCGGGCCTGGGCCGAACTGCGTCCGGCGGCCGTCGTCGCCCTGGACGGCGACCGGTTCACGACCCAGGCGGCCGACCTGCTGCGCCGCGCCGGGGTGCGCGGGCTGCTGGCCTTCGCGGCGCACCCCGTCGAGGGCGTGTACACCGTCGGCTTCGACCACACCCACATCGGCGCCACCGCGGCCGAGCACCTCATCGCGCGCGGTCGCACCAGGATCGGCGTCGTCATGCCGCAGGAGCGCGGGCTCGGCACGCTCGCGGAGCCGCGCCTGGCGGGCGCCGAATCCGTCGCGGCCCGGCACCTGGCAACCGTCACCCCGGTCGAGCTGGCCTACACGCGGGAATCCGCTACGGCCCTCGCCCGGCGCTGGCCGAGCCTCGGCCTTGACGCCGTGTTCGCCTACAACGACGAGTACGCGGCCCTGCTGCTGCACGCCTTCCAGGCCGAGGGCATCGCCGTACCGGAGGAAGTCGCCATGGTCGGCTCCGACGACCTGGTCCTCTCCGCGCTCCAGCAGCCCCCGCTCACGACGATCCGCCTGGATCTGCCCTCGCCCGCGCGGATCGCGGACTCCCTGCACGAGCTGATCGAGACCGGGAAGGCGCCGGCGCTGCCGCCGGTCGAAGCCGTCCTCGTCCACCGCCAGAGCTCCTGA
- a CDS encoding carboxylesterase/lipase family protein produces MAHSPGRDHVVVDLPAGRLRGGVEDGVTVFRAVPYAAPPVGDLRWRPARPHPGWTGTRVATADGPSAPQPYREEGDPVLGGHGSPPFDEDCLTLNIWTPAADDARRPVLVWIHGGGFVSGSGSLPGYSGATFAQDGDLVFVSVNYRIGALGYLSFEAEGDVIGEGGDGEAEGGANPWLTDQLRALHWVRENIALFGGDPDLVTVAGQSGGAVSTAALAGHPETQGLIKRVILQSPPFGLGLPAPEAYGERVAAYLELAGVKTVAELRALDWPELIGAGLGLFARTARWGYWPTPFLPVIDGVTLDRHPARTLTHGAAAGVDVMIGWTREEANFGFALDEGYAAATREQVTARIADTFGADRAPEVYAEYERARPGARPADVLMDLITDELFRVPALRLAEARAETGHPVWAYQFDLPTPAHEGRLGAAHCLELPFVFANFDQWAHAPFLAGLTPAVRDGLATAMHRAWIAFVRTGDPNHAGLPQWDPYDTRERTTMRFDSVVTALGDLAGASRVLYGDGLPGPVSAGTAEGAP; encoded by the coding sequence ATGGCTCACTCCCCAGGGCGGGACCACGTGGTGGTGGACCTCCCCGCAGGGCGCCTCCGTGGCGGGGTCGAAGACGGGGTCACCGTCTTCCGGGCCGTCCCCTACGCCGCACCGCCCGTCGGTGACCTGCGCTGGCGGCCCGCGCGGCCGCACCCGGGGTGGACCGGGACGCGGGTCGCCACCGCCGACGGCCCCAGCGCGCCGCAGCCGTACCGGGAGGAGGGCGATCCGGTGCTCGGCGGTCACGGTTCGCCCCCCTTCGACGAGGACTGCCTGACCCTCAACATCTGGACGCCCGCGGCCGACGACGCCCGCCGGCCGGTGCTCGTCTGGATCCACGGAGGCGGCTTCGTCTCCGGCTCGGGTTCCCTGCCCGGGTACTCCGGGGCCACCTTCGCCCAGGACGGAGACCTCGTCTTCGTGAGCGTCAACTACCGTATCGGGGCGCTGGGTTACCTCTCCTTCGAAGCCGAGGGCGACGTCATCGGTGAGGGGGGTGACGGCGAGGCCGAAGGGGGCGCCAATCCCTGGCTCACCGATCAGCTCCGCGCCCTGCACTGGGTACGGGAGAACATCGCCCTCTTCGGCGGCGACCCCGACCTCGTCACGGTCGCGGGCCAGTCGGGCGGCGCGGTGTCCACCGCCGCCCTCGCCGGCCATCCGGAGACCCAGGGCCTGATCAAGCGGGTGATCCTGCAGAGTCCGCCCTTCGGGCTGGGCCTGCCCGCTCCGGAGGCCTACGGGGAGCGCGTTGCCGCCTATCTGGAACTCGCCGGGGTCAAGACGGTGGCGGAACTCCGCGCGCTGGACTGGCCGGAGCTGATCGGAGCGGGCCTCGGGCTCTTCGCCCGGACGGCGCGCTGGGGGTACTGGCCGACACCGTTCCTGCCCGTGATCGACGGGGTCACCCTGGATCGCCATCCGGCCCGGACCCTGACGCACGGCGCCGCGGCGGGCGTCGACGTGATGATCGGCTGGACCCGCGAGGAGGCCAATTTCGGCTTCGCCCTCGACGAGGGGTACGCCGCCGCCACCCGCGAGCAGGTCACGGCCCGGATCGCGGACACGTTCGGGGCCGATAGGGCCCCCGAGGTGTACGCGGAGTACGAGCGGGCCCGGCCCGGTGCCCGCCCCGCCGACGTCCTCATGGACCTCATCACGGACGAGCTCTTCCGCGTACCCGCCCTGCGGCTGGCCGAAGCGCGGGCGGAGACCGGGCACCCGGTGTGGGCCTACCAGTTCGACCTGCCCACGCCCGCGCACGAGGGCCGGCTCGGGGCCGCGCACTGCCTCGAACTCCCCTTCGTCTTCGCCAACTTCGACCAATGGGCGCACGCCCCCTTCCTGGCCGGGCTGACCCCCGCCGTCCGCGACGGGCTCGCGACCGCCATGCACCGGGCGTGGATCGCCTTCGTGCGCACGGGCGACCCGAACCATGCGGGCCTGCCGCAGTGGGACCCGTACGACACCCGGGAGCGCACCACGATGCGCTTCGACTCCGTCGTGACGGCGCTGGGCGACCTCGCGGGCGCCTCCAGGGTCCTGTACGGGGACGGGCTGCCCGGCCCGGTATCCGCGGGTACCGCCGAAGGCGCGCCGTAG
- a CDS encoding phosphatase PAP2 family protein, producing the protein MQHSPPFTPPPRPVPPPRYHLPALPPRHALAFGVALLFVSLATALLLRIDDRPFFQGLDDRWAASVNGSAAQGGGGGFAGGFAVFLDRLGGPFGLVLPLALIGCLCVYGRWRSGLFVFCACVVANVLVVLPLKQLADRPRPPFPWVLVNDGSYPSGQVFSAVALVFVIAVVVFPGRARRWWWPVAGVYVLSMMGSRTWLHAQWLSDTFAGVLLGVGTCLVLWRVFAPMLDTEAERMASGSLWL; encoded by the coding sequence ATGCAGCACTCGCCCCCCTTCACACCCCCGCCCCGGCCGGTGCCGCCACCCCGGTACCACCTGCCGGCCCTTCCGCCCCGTCACGCACTCGCCTTCGGAGTCGCGCTCCTGTTCGTCTCGCTGGCGACGGCCCTGTTGCTGCGCATCGACGACCGCCCCTTCTTCCAGGGGCTCGACGACCGCTGGGCGGCCTCGGTCAACGGTTCGGCCGCGCAGGGCGGGGGTGGAGGGTTCGCGGGCGGTTTCGCGGTCTTCCTCGACCGCCTCGGCGGCCCCTTCGGCCTGGTGCTCCCGCTGGCCCTCATCGGCTGCCTCTGCGTCTACGGCCGCTGGCGCTCGGGGCTGTTCGTGTTCTGTGCCTGCGTCGTCGCCAACGTCCTGGTGGTGCTGCCCCTCAAGCAGCTGGCCGACCGGCCCCGCCCGCCGTTCCCGTGGGTCCTGGTCAACGACGGCTCGTACCCCTCCGGCCAGGTGTTCAGCGCGGTGGCCTTGGTGTTCGTCATCGCCGTGGTCGTGTTCCCGGGGCGTGCGCGGCGCTGGTGGTGGCCGGTCGCGGGTGTGTACGTCCTGTCCATGATGGGGAGCCGGACCTGGCTGCACGCCCAGTGGCTCAGCGACACGTTCGCCGGTGTGCTGCTCGGCGTGGGGACCTGTCTGGTGCTGTGGCGCGTCTTCGCGCCGATGCTGGATACGGAGGCGGAACGGATGGCCTCGGGCAGTCTCTGGCTGTGA